Part of the Paracoccus sp. MC1862 genome, ATCCTGGGCGGGCCGGGCATCTGGTCGTGATTGCCTTTGCCGGTATGAAGCGCCTTCCCGAGCTGCTTGCCCCGTGATCTTCCCGGAAGCGACGCGGCTTGCCGGATTTCAGCCCGGCGCGGCATAGACGGCGGTCCAGAACACCGTCCGTCCGTCCGAACCGACCGCGCGGCCGATGCCGAAATCACGCACCTGCGGCAGCATGACGTTGCCCAGATGACCCGACGAGGCGTTCCAACTGGCAAGAACCGTTGCAAGGTCGAAGGGACCGGCGGCGATGTTCTCGGCCGTGATCCTTGGACGGTAGCCCGCGCCCTTCACCCGCTGGGACGGGCCGGAGGAGCGGCTGCCCCCATGCGCCATCACCCCGCGCCGGGCCATGTCGCAGGCGTGCTGCGCGGCGGCGCGGGCGAGCTTGTCGTTCGGGCGCAGCGCCGGAAGCCGGCCCGCGGCGCGTTGCCGGCTGGTGGCCTCGGCCGCCGCGGCATTCTCGCCGGGGCTGGTGGCAACGCATTGCGCCTGTCCGGGGGCCGCGGCCCGGATCTGGACGGGATCGGCCCATGCAACTACAGGAAGCAGAGCAACAGCCAGCGTCACGATTGTTTTCTTCATGGTTAACCTCCGGTTAACTAGAATTCGTGCTCTTGGATTCCGCAGCCACAAAGACATGCTTGCATAGATTGTGCAACTTCAGATTGCACAGTATCTAAACAAAGGCCCGATGACGCGGCGTTCCCGCGCCTTCCCGCCGCTGAAAACTTGCCGCCTCGGCAGGTTTCGGCCCATGTTCGGTGTGCGAAACTGCGGAAGGGGGAGAGCCGATGTCGCGCTTTGTCAGCATTGCCGACCGGGACCGGATCGAGGCCGAGATGCCCTATGCGGACCGGCCGCTGCCGAAGACGATCTACGGCTTCCTGTCAGGGACGCGCGAACGCCACCCGTTGCGCCCGGCGCTGGCCTTCCAGCTTTTCTCGGACCCGCGCAGCCGGGCCTGCACCCTGAACTGGACCGAGTTCCACGACCGGGTGACCGAGGCGGCGAACCTGTTCCGCAGCCTCGGCGTGGGTCCCACCGATACCGTCGCCTACCTGCTGCCGAACTGCCTGGAAACGCCGGTGGTGCTGGTGGCGGGCGCGACGGCGGGGATCGTCAGCCCGATCAATCCGCTGCTGGAACCGGCGCAGATCGCCAGCATCCTGCGCGAAACGAACGCCAGGGTGCTGGTCACGCTGAAGTCGATGCCCCGGTCGGACGTCGCCCAGAAGGCGGCGGCGGCGCTGGAACTGGCGCCGAATGTGGAAACCGTGCTGCAGGTCGATCTGGCCGACTACCTTTCCGGCCTCAAGCGGTTCCTCGTCCGCTTCCTGCGTCCGCGCGTTGTCGTCAGGCACAAGGCGCGGGTGCTGGATTTCGAGGCCTGCGCCTCGGCCCAGCCGCACGACCGGCTGATGTTCGAGGATGTGCAGGCCGACCGCATCGCCGCCTATTTCCACACCGGCGGCACCACCGGGATGCCCAAGATCGCCCAGCACAAGTATTCGGGGATGATCTACAACGGTTTTCTCGGCGGCTCATTGCTGTTTGACGAAAAAGACGTGCTGATGTGCCCGCTGCCGCTGTTCCATGTCTTCGCGGCCTACCCGATCCTGATGTCCTGCATCCACTCGGGCGCGTCCATGGTGATGCCGACGCCTGCCGGCTATCGCGGCGACGGCGTGATGGACAATTTCTGGAAGCTGGTCGAACGCTGGCAGGCGACGTTCCTCATCACCGTGCCGACCGCCATCGCCGCGCTGATGCAGCGGCCGGTGAACGCCGACGTCTCCAGCCTGCGGACGGCGATTTCCGGCTCGGCCGCGCTGCCGGTCGAGCTTTACAACCGCTTCAAGCAGGCCACGGGGGTCGAGATCGCGGAAGGCTACGGGCTGACCGAGGCCACCTGCCTTGTCAGCTGCAACCCGGTGGACGGGCTGAAGAAGGTGGGCTCGGTCGGCCTTCCCCTGCCCTACACCCATGTCCGCATCCTGCGCCGCACGCCCGCAGGCTTCGAGGATTGCGGCGCCGACGAGGTGGGCGAGATCTGCGTGGCGAACCCCGGCGTCATCGAGGGCTCGACCTATACCGAGACGGACAAGAACCGCGACCTTTTCGCGGAAGGCCGCTTCCTGCGGACGGGCGACCTCGGGCGGATCGACGCGGACGGCTACCTGTGGATCACGGGCCGGGCCAAGGATCTGATCATCCGGGGCGGCCACAACATCGACCCGGCGGTGATCGAGGAAGGGATGCTGTCGCATCCCGACGTGGTCGGCGCCGCCGCCATCGGCCAGCCCGACGGCTTCGCGGGCGAACTGCCCTGCGTCTATGTCCAGCTTCGCGACGGCGCAACTGTCGGGGTCGATGCCCTGAGCGGGCATGCCAAGACGCATATCCACGAACGCGCGGCGATCCCCAAGCATGTCGAGATCCTGCCCGAGCTTCCGACCACGGCGGTGGGCAAGGTCTTCAAGCCCGCGCTGCGCAAGCTTGCCATCACCCGCGTGCTGTCGGCGGCGCTGGAAGGGACGGGCGCCTCGGTCGCCGAGGTGGTCGAGGACCGCAGGAACGGCCTGACCGCCCGCATCGCGAAGGGTCCGAAGACCGACGAGGCCGCCGTGAAAAGCAAGCTGGGAGAGTTCACCGTGCCGTGGGACTGGGCATGAGCGCCTGAGCGGTGCGGGCAGCGTCCTCGGCCACGATCTCGGCCAGCACCGACAGCGCCAGCACCTTGGGATCGCGGGCCGAGCGGATGACGCCGATGGGTCCGCGCAGGCGGGCCATGGCAACCTCGGACACGCCAAGTTCCGCCAGCGCGGTGCGACGGGCGTTGTGCGCCCGCAGGCTGCCTTGGGCGCCGATGTAGAAGGCCGGACCGGACAGTGCCTCGGCGATGATGGGCGGCTCGATCTCGTGGTCGTGAAAGAACAGGACCACGGCTGTCCATTGGTCGGTGGTCAGTGGCGAAAGCGGCCGGGCCTCGACGCCGCGGGCCTGTGCGGAGGCGCGGGTAGATTCGTCGGGCGAGAGCAGCCGCACCGGGTAGCCTGCGGCATGGGCGAGGGCGGCGAAACTCGCGGCCTCGACGCCGGTGCCGGCGACCTCGATCCGCAGGGGTGGGCGCAGTGGCAGGGCGATGCCAGGGGCCGCGTCGGCATCCGTCAGCGTGACCGTGGCGCGATCCGGCTCGATCAGCAGCCGCGAGGGTTGCCGCGCGGCGCGCAGGGCAAGCGCCTGCCGCACCGCCGAGACATCTGCCAGCGGCACCAGCGCGATGTCGATGCCGCCGCCGCAGGGCAGGCGCAGATCGACGAAGGGCGACCCTTCTCCATAGCGCAACCGGCGCGAGCGGCCGTCGGCGGCGGCCCTTTCGGCGTGGAT contains:
- a CDS encoding CAP domain-containing protein, with protein sequence MKKTIVTLAVALLPVVAWADPVQIRAAAPGQAQCVATSPGENAAAAEATSRQRAAGRLPALRPNDKLARAAAQHACDMARRGVMAHGGSRSSGPSQRVKGAGYRPRITAENIAAGPFDLATVLASWNASSGHLGNVMLPQVRDFGIGRAVGSDGRTVFWTAVYAAPG
- a CDS encoding acyl-CoA synthetase, translated to MSRFVSIADRDRIEAEMPYADRPLPKTIYGFLSGTRERHPLRPALAFQLFSDPRSRACTLNWTEFHDRVTEAANLFRSLGVGPTDTVAYLLPNCLETPVVLVAGATAGIVSPINPLLEPAQIASILRETNARVLVTLKSMPRSDVAQKAAAALELAPNVETVLQVDLADYLSGLKRFLVRFLRPRVVVRHKARVLDFEACASAQPHDRLMFEDVQADRIAAYFHTGGTTGMPKIAQHKYSGMIYNGFLGGSLLFDEKDVLMCPLPLFHVFAAYPILMSCIHSGASMVMPTPAGYRGDGVMDNFWKLVERWQATFLITVPTAIAALMQRPVNADVSSLRTAISGSAALPVELYNRFKQATGVEIAEGYGLTEATCLVSCNPVDGLKKVGSVGLPLPYTHVRILRRTPAGFEDCGADEVGEICVANPGVIEGSTYTETDKNRDLFAEGRFLRTGDLGRIDADGYLWITGRAKDLIIRGGHNIDPAVIEEGMLSHPDVVGAAAIGQPDGFAGELPCVYVQLRDGATVGVDALSGHAKTHIHERAAIPKHVEILPELPTTAVGKVFKPALRKLAITRVLSAALEGTGASVAEVVEDRRNGLTARIAKGPKTDEAAVKSKLGEFTVPWDWA
- a CDS encoding XdhC family protein, whose amino-acid sequence is MFDLPDLLLADPLQALVPGAVLAILTGVEGPHYRRPGTVMAFLPDGTRVGQITSGCIEGDLAIHAERAAADGRSRRLRYGEGSPFVDLRLPCGGGIDIALVPLADVSAVRQALALRAARQPSRLLIEPDRATVTLTDADAAPGIALPLRPPLRIEVAGTGVEAASFAALAHAAGYPVRLLSPDESTRASAQARGVEARPLSPLTTDQWTAVVLFFHDHEIEPPIIAEALSGPAFYIGAQGSLRAHNARRTALAELGVSEVAMARLRGPIGVIRSARDPKVLALSVLAEIVAEDAARTAQALMPSPTAR